The window CTTGATAGCAAGCTTATCAAAAAATTCTAATTGATCTGATAACACTAAAATATCTATATCTCCTCCCTTTTTCAGCATATCTGTCCTTGATCCAAATAAATAAACCTCAGCATGAGGATCTAACTTTCTTACTGATTCTAAAATTGCTCTCTTTTCTTTTTCTGTTAACCGCATATTATAATTATTACCAAAGCCCTTATTCCAGGTAAATGAATTTGCCTGTCAGTTTTTTATCTCATCTGATTCATTTTTAAATTTTCCAGGCATAAGCTCACCGGCTATGCTGTAAAGATCCTTCCAGTGGGAGATTGTCTGCCCCACGTCCCTTGTCCAGGGTGATATACCATAATTAAGTGTCTTTGTTGAGTCCTTTGTATAAAACATCCTTAATGGTACCCTCATGTAAACACCCTTATGGTTATAGTCATCATTAAACACGGGCTGATTGATATTGTCCGTATCAGTAAAGGTCATAAACATGCCAAGTATAACACCCGTCTTGTATCTCCGGTTTATGTCAAATTTCCAGCCCACATCACCGGCTAAGAACCTTCCGTACTGTGTCTTAAATGTTATGTCAAGACCAGGGTAATAATAATAAGCATTACCCAGCAGTGTGTATCTGTCCACATCCATCAATTCAAACAGTTTTTTAGGTACACGTTTTTTAACCCAGTCTGCTTCAACGCCCAGTGCCGCCCTGCCATCGCCAATAAAATAGAGAGACTCACCGCCCACTCCGGCATACATTAAATCAAAATATCCCAGACTTACACGGCTGAACCACCTGTCA is drawn from Desulfatiglans sp. and contains these coding sequences:
- a CDS encoding nucleotidyltransferase domain-containing protein, producing MRLTEKEKRAILESVRKLDPHAEVYLFGSRTDMLKKGGDIDILVLSDQLEFFDKLAIKAALFERIEEQKVDLLIARHRGDPFVKLALEKGVRLQ